A section of the Alkalihalobacillus sp. LMS39 genome encodes:
- a CDS encoding MerR family transcriptional regulator, producing MKKDVPRDIALFPISVVKEMTNLTARQIRYYEEQGLIKPARNDGNQRLFSLNDIDCFLEIKSLIDKGVNIAGIKAVFDSKIQQTSFLPSQDEKAEIAKDWEDLVQIARQKYNDYPSKEK from the coding sequence TTGAAAAAAGATGTACCACGCGATATTGCCCTATTCCCAATTAGCGTTGTAAAGGAAATGACAAATTTAACGGCTAGGCAAATTCGCTATTATGAAGAGCAAGGTTTAATTAAGCCAGCTCGTAATGATGGAAATCAACGGTTATTCTCATTAAATGATATTGATTGCTTTTTAGAAATAAAATCACTCATTGATAAAGGTGTTAACATTGCGGGAATTAAAGCGGTGTTTGATTCAAAAATTCAACAAACAAGTTTTCTGCCATCTCAAGACGAAAAAGCGGAAATTGCAAAAGATTGGGAAGACTTAGTGCAAATCGCACGTCAAAAATATAATGATTATCCTTCGAAAGAAAAGTGA